A genomic stretch from Hemicordylus capensis ecotype Gifberg chromosome 5, rHemCap1.1.pri, whole genome shotgun sequence includes:
- the FBXL14 gene encoding F-box/LRR-repeat protein 14 produces METHISCLFPELLAMIFGYLEVRDKGRVAQVCTAWRDAAYHRSVWRGVEAKLHLRRANPSLFPSLAARGIRRVQILSLRRSLSYVIQGMAEIESLNLSGCYNLTDNGLGHAFVAEISSLRALNLSLCKQITDSSLGRIAQYLKGLEVLELGGCSNITNTGLLLIAWGLQRLKSLNLRSCRHLSDVGIGHLAGMTRSAAEGCLGLEQLTLQDCQKLSDLSLKHLARGLTRLRQLNLSFCGGISDAGLLHLSHMSSLRTLNLRSCDNISDTGIMHLAMGSLRLSGLDVSFCDKVGDQSLAYIAQGLDGLRSLSLCSCHISDEGINRMVRQMHGLRTLNIGQCVRITDRGLELIAEHLSQLTGIDLYGCTRITKRGLERITQLPCLKVLNLGLWQMTESEKVR; encoded by the coding sequence ATGGAGACGCACATCTCGTGCCTGTTCCCGGAGCTGCTGGCCATGATCTTCGGGTACCTGGAGGTGCGCGACAAGGGCCGGGTGGCGCAGGTGTGCACGGCCTGGCGGGACGCCGCCTACCACCGCTCGGTGTGGCGCGGCGTGGAGGCCAAGCTGCACCTGCGCCGCGCCAACCCCTCGCTCTTCCCCAGCCTGGCGGCGCGAGGCATCCGGCGGGTGCAGATCCTGTCCCTGCGGCGCAGCCTGAGCTACGTGATCCAAGGCATGGCGGAGATCGAGAGCCTCAACCTGAGCGGCTGCTACAACCTGACCGACAACGGGCTGGGCCACGCCTTCGTGGCGGAGATCAGCTCGCTGCGGGCGCTCAACCTGAGCCTGTGCAAGCAGATCACCGACAGCAGCCTGGGCCGCATTGCCCAGTACCTCAAGGGCCTGGAGGTGCTGGAGCTGGGCGGCTGCAGCAACATCACCAACACCGGCCTCTTGCTCATCGCCTGGGGCCTGCAGCGCCTCAAGAGCCTCAACCTGCGCTCCTGCCGCCACCTCTCTGATGTGGGCATTGGGCACCTGGCGGGCATGACCCGCAGTGCGGCCGAGGGCTGCCTGGGCCTGGAGCAGCTCACCTTGCAGGACTGCCAGAAGCTCAGCGACCTCTCGCTCAAGCATCTGGCTCGGGGCCTCACCCGCCTGCGCCAGCTCAACCTCAGCTTTTGTGGGGGGATTTCAGATGCGGGGCTGCTGCACCTGTCGCACATGAGCAGCCTGCGCACCCTAAACCTACGTTCTTGTGACAACATCAGTGACACGGGCATCATGCACCTGGCAATGGGCAGCTTGCGCCTTTCGGGCTTGGATGTCTCTTTCTGTGACAAAGTGGGAGATCAAAGCCTAGCTTATATTGCACAGGGCCTGGATGGGTTACGCTcactctccctctgctcctgccACATCAGCGATGAGGGCATCAATCGCATGGTGCGCCAGATGCATGGACTGCGCACTCTCAACATTGGCCAGTGTGTCCGCATCACCGACAGGGGCCTGGAGCTCATCGCTGAGCACCTCAGTCAGCTCACAGGCATTGACCTCTATGGCTGCACTCGCATCACTAAACGGGGCCTGGAGCGCATCACTCAACTGCCCTGCCTCAAGGTGCTCAACCTGGGACTCTGGCAAATGACTGAAAGCGAGAAGGTCAGGTGA